The following are encoded in a window of Impatiens glandulifera chromosome 5, dImpGla2.1, whole genome shotgun sequence genomic DNA:
- the LOC124939898 gene encoding integrin-linked protein kinase 1-like, which yields MHKKMTISSKSRGEETGFGMQFIGNFLSFASRGDKVGLNQMLREGISPNVQDYDKRTALHLAASEGHASIVELLLAYNAEVNLQDRWNRTPLTDSRLYGHRDICRILEVNGGKDTSNDNQMTVRYEEDNSSEVDIDISELNFQHPSIVQQGLYGESEKVKWRGTWVLKTVIKRHISYPVKMVLTATDNTLLRELRHPNILQFLGSIVQGEEMILITDLSKGNLESTLAKKVRLDLSTVLGYAFDIARGMNYLHQHKPFPILHNHLNPGNLLHDDGGHLKIGEYWIQMLYQRINTSQDLIISGHINGNTVGTISSPSNDTNKDIYSFGLILYQMLEGWNIASNNVDFTHDNSIDLPKFQISRYPGRVQQLMEDCTNKDPLIRPSFAAIINILEEISEGLGKAGCPVC from the exons ATGCATAAGAAAATGACGATCTCCTCAAAATCGCGTGGAGAAGAAACAGGTTTTGGCATGCAATTCATCGGTAACTTTTTGAGCTTTGCATCAAGAGGGGACAAAGTGGGTCTAAACCAAATGCTTAGAGAAGGGATTTCTCCAAATGTACAAGACTATGATAAACGCACTGCCCTCCATCTCGCGGCCAGCGAAGGTCACGCGTCCATCGTGGAGCTCCTATTGGCTTACAACGCTGAGGTTAATCTGCAAGATCGCTGGAATCGAAct CCACtaacagattcaaggctttaTGGACATCGAGATATATGTAGAATTTTGGAAGTCAATGGTGGCAAAGATACTAGCAATGACAATCAAATG ACAGTTCGCTACGAAGAAGACAATTCCAGTGAAGTTGATATTGATATATCTGAACTAAATTTTCAGCACCCTTCAATAGTTCAACAG GGATTATATGGTGAATCTGAAAAAGTAAAGTGGCGTGGAACTTGGGTTTTGAAGACTGTGATCAAACGACACATAAGTTATCCAGTGAAAAT GGTATTAACTGCTACAGATAATACACTCTTAAGAGAACTTCGTCATCCCAATATTCTGCAATTTCTTGGTTCAATAGTGCAGGGTGAGGAGATGATTCTCATTACAGATTTGTCCAAA GGGAATTTGGAAAGTACTTTGGCCAAAAAAGTTCGTCTAGACTTATCAACTGTTCTTGGGTATGCATTTGATATCGCCAG GGGAATGAATTATCTCCATCAACACAAGCCCTTCCCTATACTTCACAACCATTTGAATCCTGG AAACTTGTTGCATGATGATGGTGGGCACTTGAAGATTGGAGAATACTGGATTCAGATGCTGTATCAAAGGATAAACACAAGTCAAGACTTAATCATTTCAGGCCATATAAATGGTAATACTGTTGGCACAATTAGCTCTCCATCAAATGACACTAACAAGGACATCTATTCATTTGGTTTAATATTGTATCAG atgcTTGAAGGATGGAACATTGCCAGTAATAATGTTGACTTTACACATGACAACTCAATTGACTTGCCCAAGTTCCAGATAAGTCGATATCCTGGAAGAGTGCAACA gTTAATGGAGGATTGCACAAACAAAGACCCCTTAATCAGGCCTTCCTTTGCTGCTATCATAAACATATTAGAAGAAATTTCGGAAGGTCTTGGAAAAGCTGGTTGCCCCGTCTGTTGA